CCTTGGCTTAAGTTGACGAAGCCAACGGCCTGTTGGTTGTGAATGCCGGTAGAGGTGGTGTCCTGTTCATCTTCGTGAATGGTGAATTTTCCATCTTGATCCGTCTTTGCGGATTTGCCTTTCTGAAGAAGACTGACAGAGGCGTCTGCGATTGCCTTGCCGTCTGCCTTACTGGTGACGGTCCCTTGTACCGTATAGGCGAAAGCTGTGGTGCACAGGGCTGTTGAGAGCACCATGGGCGCAACTCGTAAAATGGATTTATTCATTCTTTCACTCCTTTTATATCCCAACAGGTTTTGAATGTTCTGTGTAACAATAAACTAATCTGAAATGGGACTGATATAGCGGGGCGTTACGGACGTGTTGTTGATAAATCGTCTATAACTAAATGTTTACAATCTGCCTTTTGTGAATGTTGTAAAAAATGTTTTCCAATTGGCTTGTGAATTTGTTTGAATAGGGCTTTGTTAAATTTTTAAATTTGGTATGCTGAGTTTTGAGGGTTGGTTATGTTGTTGCGGAAGTTAATCACTTCAGTTCTTTTACTTGTCTTGTCGGGGCTTGCCTCTGATGGCAAATTGCTTGGTGATGGCAGTGCTGAAAATCCATGGCAGATTGCCGATTATGAGGATTTGAAGGTTGTCGGTACAGATGTATATCCTCTTACTGGCTTTTACATCCTGACGGGTGATATTGATGCTTCCGCTTCGGTCAATGAAAATTGCGAGGAAGAGGGGTGCAAGGGCTTTATTCCTTTGGCAATGGGTTCTTCATTTTCGGGATCTCTGGATGGCCAGGGGCATTCCATTAACCACTTGTATATTTGGGAACCTTCCAAGGATTATGTGGGATTTATTTCCAGGCTGGTGGGAACCCTTACGAATTTGAAGTTTGACGATCTCAGTGTTACCGGTAGCTTCAAGTATTCTGACCATGTAGGCGGTGTAGTGGGTGCCGTGACGGAAAACGGTAAAGTTTCCAATGTCCATGTGACCAACGGATTCGTCTATGGATATCGTTACGTTGGAGGCGTGGCGGGCCTTGTTTCTACAACGGATGAATACACGGTAGATTACTCTCTGGAGGATGTTTCTTATCAGGGGAGGGCTGTGGGTAAAAGAGATGTTGGCGGAATTGCGGGCTATGTAAGGGCCAATGTCAAGAAGGCTGTGTCGGATGTTTCAGTTTATGTGAAGGTGGAAAATGCCGGTGGAATCGCTGGCGATATGATTGCCTATAGCGATGGCTCCTGCTCTGTTGTGGAAAGTCAATCCAGGGTTGTTTTCCATTCGCTGGACTGGGGCATCGATAATGTGGGCGGAATTGCGGGTCGAGCAGACAATTGCGATTTGTATTTGAATAAGGCCAATGTGGATTTCAATGTGGTCAATCCATTTAGCCAGTATCCTATAGAAAGCAGCGTAGGTGGCCTTGTGGGATATTCTGACAATGGTCGAATTTATTTCTCCCGAGCTCAAGGTTCAGTATTTGGCCGGGCAACTGTAGGTGGCCTGGTGGGGAATAACGAAGGATCTCTTGCCTATTCTTACTTTATGGGTAACGTCAATGGCGGTAAGGTTGTAGGTGGCCTTGTGGGTATGAATAACAAGTCTGTGAACAATTGCTATGCCGTTGCTGCCATCTACGGAAATAAGGATGTGGGAAACCTGGTGGGGGACGGAAGTGAGCCGAAGAATTCTTTCTGGAATAAGGATGTTTCCAATTTGACGGTTGGCGATTATGGACTGTCTACAGAAGGGATGATCCAGTCTGCCGCTGATATAGGGAAGGAACTTGATAGTGAATCCTGGAGTTTTGAAATTGTCCCGGTTGCCATGCCTACTGCAGGTGGAAAGAGACCTGAGTCTCCGGAAGTAAAAGTTGCTGTTGGTGGCGATCACGAATTGTTTGGACAGTGGCTGGACTGGGCTGTATTCAATAAGGCTAGGGATTCCATCTACTTCGCCTATCGTGTGGGATACGTTTCTGGTATTGATACCATCTGGGGGACGTCCAGCTATATGGCCGTTCCTAACAAGATTGAAATTTCATCTTTTGAGGAGCTGGGTAAGATTGGTCGCGATGCGGCTTACCCGTTGGCCGCTCGATATGAATTGACTGCAGATATTGATGGGGCGGATATTCTCTTTACGCCTATTGGCGACACTCTGGATCCATTTACGGGAATCTTTAACGGGAACGGACATGCCATCAGTAACTTGAAAATCAATGAGCCCCGTCGTAACTATACAGGCTTGTTTGGGGTGACTAGTTACGGGACTATTGAAAACTTGAAACTTCATAATGCAGATGTGAATGGCTCTGTTGCTGTTGGCGCCTTGGTGGGTAATTCTAAGGATGCCATTATTCGTAATGTGAAGTCCGTTGACGGAAATGTGGTTGGCGTAGATTCCGTAGGTGGATTAGTAGGTGTACTTGGTTGGATTGACGAAGATGCTGGCTTTATGAATCAGGTTTCTGCAACAGGTAAGGTCACCGGACGTAACTGTGTGGGAGGGCTTGCCGGAACCAATACTTTCGTGGATGTGCAAAATTCCTATGCCATCGGCCTTGTGAAGGGCGTAAGCGATGTGGGCGGCTTGGTTGGCTTCAATTACGGCAACGCCCAATGGGCCAATGTCCAGACCTCCTATTTTGCTGGCGCAGTAGAAGGTAAAAACACCCAGGGTGTTGTTGGCTTTGAGGGGGATTCCAGGGATACTTTATGCTATTTCAATAAGGACCTGGTGAGAAATGATGATGATGCGTCTGGATTGACTACCAACGAAATGGTCCAGCAGGCATCCTTCAAGGGATTTGACTTTGATAATGTCTGGGAAATCCAGGAAGGAGTTTCTTATCCCTATTTCAAGGATATGGACGCTGTCATGCCTGGCGCCATGGGCGAAAGCGTTCGTCCTGAGAAGACGATGAACCTTGCGGAACCTGTTCCTGAGAATAAAACGCTTGTTGTTCTTCGCAAAGGCGTTAAGGCCAACGTGATGTTTGAAATCCCGCGAGAAGGTGAAGTCTCCTTCGCGGTCGTGGATGTGCAGGGACGTGAAATTCTCCGTAAGAATATGGGCCGCTTATCCGTAGGACCCCATGTGAAAATGATGAGCCTGGAAGATGCTGCGCAGGGGCGCTTTGTTGCCGTTCTTTCCTTGGATGGCGAAACAATAGAAAGCGTAACGCTGAAATAATCGTTATTGCTTTTTTCGTAGCTCCCGCATGGCTTGACTTGCCAATTCGTGCACTTGTTGCTGCTGGGAAAACTTGTGGAAAGGAAGAATCCGTAGGTCCACAAGATCCTGTTTTTCAAAGTTCAGTATGTACTGAACGTTGGATAGAAAGACGATTCTCTGTCCGGCGAATTTCTTGACGGCATGGTTCATGGCGGAAAAGATCATCTTGAATTCTGTGGTATTGAATTCTGAACAGGAGAAGGTGTCTATGGCTTTTCCGTCGGTGCTGTTTTTGGATTCATTGTCGAATATCTGAGCAATGTAGGCCCCGCCGCCGGCACGCTCCTTATGTCCATAATCGCAGCTGCCGCCTACCCAGACATAGATAATTTCTTTTTCGAATTTCATCGCAGCTCGGCCACCCAGTCATAATCGGGGGTAACATGAATGGTGCTGATCCCGCAGGATGCTGCTGCATAAATATTAGCCTTGTTGTCGTCCAGGAAAACTGTGTTTTGGGCGTTGGGAAGATCGCTTGCTGTCAAAGTGAAAATCTTCTGGAATGAACGGATGTAAATTTCCGGATTGGGCTTTTCCAGGTGCAATTCCTGACTGAGGAAAGTGTGATGGAAGCAATCGTTCACATTGTTGGGGCCATGGGCTCCTACGCCAACATTAAACCAATGGTCCAAGCAATATTTCCAGTGAAGGTCATTGGTGTTGCTCAATAGGAATACATTAGCCTGTTTTTTTATGGCACAGAGGGCGTCAATCTTTCGCTGGGGAATATTTAAACAAATGGAATTCCAGGCGTCAGCGACTTGCTGACGAGTCGGCTTCGTCTGACAATCCCCATGATTCATTGGGTTGGCTGCGTTGGGTTTGCATCTTGCAATAATGGCGTCGCAGAACTGTTCAGTGGTCAATTTTCCAAGTTGATAGTTCTGCATAATCTTTGCTGTTTCACCAGCGTCAAATCGCAGTTCTTCTTCAGGAACTCCCAGTGCCTTAAATCCATCCAGAGCTTTCTGCATGTTGATGTCCAGAATGACACCGCCTAAGTCGAAGATGTAGTTTGTGAACTTCATGTTTAAATACTTGCGCCTAGTTTATGTGCGATCAATATTAAAAAATTTCAGGGCCATTTCGTATTGCGTGGTGATGGCATCGAAAAGATTGGGGAGGCAAAGACTAAGGTGTCGGCTGTTGCAAGGGTTGCCAACGAGAATTAAAACCTTACTCATAATTGAACGCTAGAAAGAATTCGCGGATGTAAAAAAGAACTTGCTCCGAAGAACAAGTTCCTTTCAAATGGAAGAATCTTGAACGATTACTTGTTCAACTTCTCGGTTGCAGCTGCGACGGAGAGCAGGTCGGCTTCCTGGAAGGGCTTGCCAATCCACTGGAGGCCAACGGGCAGGCCGCCGGCCTTGCCGCAAGGAACGCTAACGCCGGGGAGACCAGCCAGGTTCAAGCTAACGGTGTAGATGTCGCTCAGGTAAACTGCCATGGGATCGCTTTCGTTCATGCCGCACTTCAGGGGGAGACCCGGCATAGTGGGGCTGGCGATTACGTCGCATTCTTCGAATGCCTTGTTGAAGTCGTCAGTAATGAGGCGGCGAACCTTCTGGGCCTGGACGTAGTAAGCGTCGTAGAAACCTGCAGAGAGAACGTAGCTACCCAAGAGAATGCGGCGCTGGACTTCCTTACCGAAGGCTTCGCTGCGGCTCATGGAGTACAGGTCGATAAGCTTGCGGGCATCCTTGCTGCGGTAACCGTAGCGAACGCCATCGTAGCGGCTCAGGTTGGAACTTGCTTCTGCAGTTGCAATGATGTAGTAGCTGGAGACTGCGTTACCGATGTTGGGGAGGCTCACTTCCTTGATGGTTGCGCCTTCTGCTTCCAACTTCTTCAGCATGGCTTCGATAGCAGCCTTGCATTCCGGGTCCAGACCTTCGGCGAAGTATTCCTTAGGAACACCGATGACCTTGCCCTTAACGCCAGCGTCCAGCTTGGCGGTAAAGTCTTCTGCAGGGCGGGTGCTGGTGGTGTTATCGTGAGCGTCAACGCCGACGATTGCGTTCAGCAAGAGGGCTGCATCCTTAACGGTAGAACCGAAGGGGCCAATCTGGTCCAGGGAGCTAGCGTAAGCCAACAGGCCGTAACGGGAAACGCGACCATAGGTGGGCTTCAGGCCAACAACGCCAGTGCAGGCTGCCGGCTGACGGATAGATCCACCAGTGTCAGAACCCAGAGCGCAGGAAACAGTGCCGCTGGCAACTGCAACTGCGGAACCACCGGAGGAACCACCCGGCACGCGGGTTTCGTCCAGAGGATTCTTTACGGGGCCGAAATAAGAAGTTTCATTGGAAGAACCCATGGCGAATTCGTCCATGTTGGTCTTACCGATGATGATGGCGCCTGCTGCTTCCAGCTTTTCGACTGCGGTAGCGGTGTAGGGAGCCACAAAGTTTTCCAGAATCTTGGAGGCTGCGGTAGTGCGAGTTCCTTCAAGGCACATGTTGTCCTTGATGGCCACGGGAATGCCGTCCAAGGCGCCCAGAGTCTTGCCTTCTGCACGACGCTTGTCGGATTCAGCGGCCTTTGCAAGGGCGCGTTCATTCAGAACGGAAATATATGCGTTTAAATTCTTAGTTGCATCAACCTTAGCGAGAGCTTCTTCAGTGAGCTTCACAGAAGTGGTGGCTCCGCTAGCCAGCTGAGCTTGCAATTCGTCGATAGTAATCATTACCTTTCTCCGGACCATTTCATAATATAAATGCCGACAACCATGCCGATGACGCTGGCAAAGTTAATCTTGAAACTGAAACCAAAGGCCAGTTTAATCATGTACAAGTCCAGAACCACGGGTTCCGGCTTGTCGGGAAAACCGATATTGAAGGGGAAGGAGGATACAAAGACGTTATGAACGATGTTGTTGTAACCGCCCGCATTCATCAATTCACCCAGCTGACCGAACAGCACGCCCAGGCATTCGCCAAGTACGCCACCGATAATCAGGCCCAGGACAATAAAAAGCACAAGACGTGCAAATGTGTTCTTTCTATTCATGGGAACAAATATAAAAAAAGCGGGTCTAGCCCGCTCGTATTGGAACAAGAATTAGGATTAAAACTTCCCTAATGAAGGCTAGTTACTTAATGCTCCAGTCAATTGTTTCCAGACCTTTACTTTCTAGGTAGGCGTTGGCCTTGCTGAAGTGTTTACAACCAAAGAAACCACGGTAAGCGGAAAGGGGGCTGGGGTGAGGGGCGGTTAGAATGAGATGACCCCGATTGGGAGCTACAAGCTCCTGTTTTTTTATGGCAAAGCTACCCCATAACAGGAATACCAAGTTTTCCCTCGTCTCGGAAAGGCGCTTGATGATGGTATCTGTAAACTGCTGCCAACCGATTCCCGCATGGCTGGCTGCCTGGTGGGCGCGTACCGTGAGGGAGGCGTTCAGCAGTAAAATTCCCTGCTGGGCCCAGGATTCCAGGTTGCCGTGGGGAGGGGGATTCAACCCCAGGTCATCGTGCAGTTCCTTAAAGATGTTAATGAGGGAAGGCGGAGGCTCAATCCCCATAGGGACGGAAAAGCAAAGCCCGTGGGCCTGTCCCGGATTATGGTAGGGGTCTTGCCCGATAATGACCGCTTTTACCTTTTCCACCGGGCAGAAGTCCAGTGCGGCGAAAATCTTGGAACCAGGAGGATAAATCACTTGTCCTGCGGCTTTTTCCTTTACCAGCGTGTCCTTGATCTGATGGAAGTAGGGCTGTTCGAACTGGTCTGCTAGCAGGTTCAGCCAGGATTCTTCAAGTTTTACGGTCATGGAAGTTTCCTTAGATTCGCTTGGCAAGAATGGCAATCTTTTCGCCCTTAAAGCGGGTGTAGAAAAGAATGGCGGATTCCTTGCCCTTGGGTTTTAGACGTTTGATTTCCTCGTCGGGATCCAGCTTTACGCCACGCAATTTCATAGTGAGCTTTCCCACGTTATGGCGTTTCAGCATGTCGCGTACAGCGCTAGTGGCGATCTCGCACTTGTCAAGAATCTGGAAGTTTGCAAATGCGGGTGCGGGCAGCGGGCTATCGCTTGTCACATAGGCAATGCCTTCGGATATCAGATGGGCGTCGGGAGCCGCCGCTACTGCAACGCTTCCAAACAGGTGGCTGCGAATGAGTAGTGCGGTAGGTTCGGCGATGAAATTGCTTACGGAACCCACAGGCAAATCGCTTTCGCTGGTGGCGTTGCGGAAACTACGTTCACAGCCGGGCAAGTCATGCTCGGCGTCCTTGTTGGAGGCCGCCTGAATGTCGCTGAGGGAACCGCTCCAGATGGCATCGGTGCCGTCTGCGGTCTTGACCACGTTGCCTTCCTTGTCTACCATAATGGCACGAACCTTCCCGGGGTTGATGGCCAACTTGCCGAACAGTACCAGCAGTTCGCGGCAGTCGGAGTGGCTGCCCAGATAGACCAGTTCCGCATCCTGCGGGATTTCGTCGGTGGGGTATCCCGGGGGAAGCTTTGCCATGCCGCCCTGATAGTGGCGGGAGATTTCCAGAACTTCCTCGAAGGTGGGCGTAAGATTGCGCAGGTCTCGCTGGTTTTCGCCTTCGACTGCGCGACGGGCCGGATCAATAGTGAAAAAGTCTGCGGGGCGTTTGGAATCTGCGTCTGCAGAGGAATTCTTGCGGGCCACTTCACGGACGTCGTCCAGAATGGTTTCGCCGGCGGTGCCACGGACCACCTGTGTGTTATAGCGATACATGGCTTGTCTTGCTTCGTCCAGATCGACTCCGATGACGTCGAAATCCTTCGGGATGAAATAGCTGTCGCCGCCCATCCCGCAGCAAAGATCGTGAACGACGGGGCGACCGCTCATCACTAGCCCCTGTTGGCCTGCGGACCATAAATTGGCTTTGTACTTGCCGATGTCCTGGGCGGTACTCTGTTCCAAGGCCAGCCTGTCGCACAGCAAGAACTTGTCGCTTTTCTTGCCCGCTTCGCCGTAAAACTTTTCGCGGAACTTGGGAACCAGGGCCATGTAATCCATAATGGCGGCGCGGTCCTCGTTGCTGTAACCCGCCTTGTTCAAGGCTGTGGAAATCTGCAAGGCGTCCATCTTTTTCTTGATGGCGTTCTGGATGAATTCCTGTACGGCAGGGGAGGTGAGCAAATCAAAGTCTTGCATACGGCAAATTTAAACATTGTTTACAAAAATAAACGAATCCAATCTTGCAAAATAGGATAGATTTGGGGTATGGGAAATTTTAAGGGAATAAAAAGGGCTTCGGCCTTCGGGTTGATGGTGACTGCCATGGTTGCCATTTCTGCATGTAGTGACTCCGATTCTGGAACTGGTTCAACATACGAATGTCAAACGCCTGGTGGGTGCGATGATCCTGGCTACATTTTGACCTCGTCATCTTCCAGTGTTTATGACATTGTCCCGGAATCTTCTTCTAATGTCATCCCCGACTCCGATCGGGGATCTAGCAGCTTGGAACCATCCCGTAGTTCTTCGTCTCATGTCGTCCCCGGCTCCGATCAGGGATCTAGCAGTGTGGAACTACCGGAAGTTTCGTCTTCCAGCGTGGTGTTTGATTCCGCTTTCTTTGGCGGTATTGAACCTCGCAGTTCCTCCTCTCATGTTATCCCCAGTTCCTCCTCTCATGTCATCCCCGACCACGATCGGGGATCTAGCGGCATGGAACCGCCTCGCAGTTCCTCTTCCCATGTCATCCCTGACCACGATCGGGGATCTAGCAGTGTGGAACCGCCGCCTAGTTCTTCGTCGGCACCGGCCCTCCCTCAGTATGCAAAGATTTTGGGAGTAGACATTTCCCAGATGCAGGAATTTGAAGCCAAGGGAACCCGCGTCTTGGATACGGATGGAACTCCCAAGGACGTTTTTGAACTGTTCCGCGATCATGGCTTCAACTATATTCGCTTAAAGACTTTTGTGGGTCCCAAGTCAAAGTACGGCTACGCTGCAGGTAGCTGTGACCAGGGGGCTGGAACCTTTGGTAGCAACTCCGAAGCCTTTGGTGACAAGGATCATGTGATTGCCTATGCCAAGCGTGCCAAGGCTGCGGGTATGAAGTTGTTGCTGGATTTCCATTATAGTGATAACTGGGCGGATCCGGGCAAGCAGATTATTCCCGAACGCTGGCGCAAGATCTCCAGTTCCGATGTGCTGGCGGATTCCGTTTATGCTTATACCAAGGACGTGTTGATCGCATTGAAAAATGCTGGTGCCCTGCCCGAAATGGTCCAGGTGGGTAATGAAATTACAAACGGCTTGCTTCGCGACGTGCCTAATGGATCCACCGACTGCTGGGGCAACAATGTGGACTTGGCCAACAGTTCCGTCAGCGGCGTCATGAGTAACGCCACGGGTATTGCCAATACAGCCAAGTATCTGGCTGCAGGCTCCCGCGCCGTGAAGGAAATCTCCAGCAGTATTAAGACAGTGTTCCATATCGAAAGTCCTCACAAGACTTCTACGGTGGAGTGGTGGATGAAATCCATTATCCAGAATTCCAAGGTTACTCCGGATGTAATGGCGTTCTCCGCCTATACAGCTTATGAGCACGGCAATCCTGATTCCTGGAAGACCCTCATGACTAATTTGGGGAAAACCTACACCAGTCTGGAATTTCTCATTGCGGAATACAATGGCGCTCAGACCAAGGATAGCTATAGCTTTGACGGATCCCGCGCTAAGACCCAGAAGGTTATGGAACAGGTCCCTCGTGGATTGGGTGCGTTCATCTGGGAGCCGGAACGTTCCGGAGCCTGGGGCACTTCCATGTTTGACTGGGTCGGGAACGATTTGAAGGCAAACCAGAGGGCCTTTGACGAGTACAAGGTGCTATTCTAGTTCACAAGTTGTTTATTCATTTTTGACGAAAAAATAAATTTCTGAGTAAGTAGGTGGGTGTCATGATTTGACACTCGCTTTTCTTATATTTGGGGTATGGATTTGAAGATTGTAAACTGTGATCCTTTTAATAATGCCTGTAAAGGGGTCTTTGTAAAATCCAAAAAAACTTTCGCGTGTGTATTGTTTTGTGTGGCTGTATTTGTATATTTGGCATGTACCATTAAATCGCTGTTAGAGGTGGAAAATTAAGCGCGTAATAGCGTGATTGCTGGCGGTCTGCCAGTAGTTAATAATGCGCTACGTATGGGCTTCGGCCTATGCGTAATCTGGTCCTTGGCCCTGTGGGCTTTGGCGGTTTTGGATTGACGTTTTTTTGACTAAAAATCATTTCGGGAGCAATGATTATGAACTACGATTACAAAAAAATTTCCGATATGGAAAATCGAACCGGCTTGAATGCTGAAGACTTTATCCTTCTGTGCGCTGCAAAGGGTGGTGATGATATTGCCTGCAGTAGGCTTTACCTGAACCATCAGGATGAAGTGGTGAATATGCACAAGTATGGTCCTGATGGAACCAACCCCAAGAATTTTGGCTTCAGCAAGAGTTACAACGGGGCTACCTACGAGGAGGCTTCCGGATACTGCTACCTGTGTTTCCACGAATGTGTGGCCCGCTATAACATGAATAGTGGAAAGGCCTTTATGGCTTGGGTTCGAGGCATTTTTGCCAAGCGAGGCCTGGACTGGGTAGAAGACCGCAATCCCGATCACTGGGATCGTGATGAGGAATCTGTACAGGCCGCCTCCGAAGATGTGTTCCGTCAGGATGACGTCCGCCCGGAAGTTTCCCATGAGGAAGAATTGCTTACTTCTGAGGGGGTGGAACAGATTCGTAGCTATATCAACAAGGCTGGGGACGATAACCTGAAGGAATTTCTGGAAGCCTGGCTTACTCTGGGCAATACCAAGAAGAATCCCATTACCGGCGTGGCTGCCGCTATGGGGGTGACTCGTCAGACCTCCCACAACTACATGAACGCTGTAAAGGCTCTGGCAAAGAGCCGTTTCGGCGAACATTTCTTTGGCCGCAGTTAAGACTGCAGGGGAGATTTTCTAAATTCCCGACCATGAAGATTGATGATTGGCGCATTCGTATTGATGAATTGAACGAGGAACTGATTGCCCTCCTGAACAAGAGGGCTACTTTTGCTACCGAAATTGGCAAGATCAAGAAAGAATTGGGCTTGCCGGTTTTGGATCAGGCCCGCGAGGACGCTGTGCTTGAAAAAGTAGGCTCCATGACCAAGGGCCCTCTTTCCTCCGATTCCATCAAGGAAATTTTCCGCACCATCATGGCTGAAACTCGAAAGGTGGAGGATTAAGATGGAACGCATCACGCTGGTTGGCTTTGGCCTTTTGGCAAGTTCCGTAGCATCCGCAATTAAGCAGGCGAACCTGCCTGTGAAAATCCGTGCGGTTAGTTCCCCTTCGACTCTGGAACGTGCCCGTCAGATGAACTTGGCGGACGAATTCTTCGGTTATGACCAGACCGCCGAATGGGTGAAGGACACGGACGTCATCTTGCTGTGCAGTCCTATCCTGCACATCTTAAAAACACTGGACGATCTTTCCAAGCTGCCCTCCGAAATCCTGCAGGCTTGTTCCAAGAAAATTCTGGTCAGCGATATTGGTAGTACCAAGGTGGAAATCTGCAAGGCAGGGACAAAACTGCCTGCGCCTTTCGTGTTTGTGGGTAGCCATCCTATGGCTGGTTCCGAAAAGCGGACCCTGGAATACAACGACCCCTCCATTTTTGAAAATGCTTACTGGTTTGTGTGCCCTCCTGACGGAACGAAGGAAGAAGACTACAAACCCTTATTGCAGTTGATTGACTTTGTTGGCGCCCATTCTGTGGTGTTCCCGCCGGAACATCATGATCGCACCATGGCATGGGTGAGCCATATGCCTCAGATGTTGAGCTCCACTCTGGCTGCCAACATCCCGGAGCGTCTGCTGAATTACAACTACCAGCATTATGCGGGCCGCGCCTTCCGCGATATGACTCGTATTGCCGCTTCCGGCTGGAATATGTGGCATGATATTGCGGTGACTAACCGTGGTGAAACCGTCCGCGCCCTCCGTGAAGTCCGTGAAGGTCTGGACGAGACCATCGCCGCCATGGACCGCCTCCAGGTGGTGAACGAAGGTAAGCCTGCTGAAAATGACTGCTCCGAAAATCTGGAAAAGGTTTTCAAGGCAGGAAATGACGGTCGAGCTAGTCTCTTTGCTCCGGGCCGTAATGCTGCCTCTTCCTTCTCCGAAGTGACGGTCCCCCTGAAGGATCAGCCGGGCGCCCTGCTTGCTGTGTTGAAACCCCTTGCAGAAGCGGGTCTCAATGTCCGTGATATTGAATTGATGAAGGTTCGTGAAAATGTGGCCGGCACCCTGTTGCTTGCCTTCAAGACGCCCGAGGAAGCCCGCCGTGCTATTCAAATCCTCGCTGTACTTGATTACGATGTAAAGGATCGCTAATGGATTTTGTGCTGAACCCGGATCGGGAACGCTTCCAACTGACTTTGGTCATGGCGCTGCTGGTGAATGGCCGCACGGTTCTTGAAGATTTCGCCTGGGCTGCAGGTGTGGAACGCTTTGCCAACGCCCTTAAGGAATTTGGTCTGGATTATGTCCAGCAGGGACACCAGCTGGTGCTGACGGGCAAGGGCTTCCAGTACGATTTGCCCTCCTTGCTTCCCATAGACTTTGACGAAGAATGCAATGTGATGCTCTGGACCCTGGCTTCCAAGGATGTGGAGCAAATCTACACCTTTGCCGCCGAAGCGGATGACGCAGGAATTGCGCAGGTCGCTAGTGCCAAGGAAACCTTGCAGAAGTACTTCAAGGTGAAGGCCGTTTCCGACGAACCGGCCAAGTTTACCTTTACCTTCGGGTATGATGAGCCTAGTATTAAAAAGGACTCCCTAGGAAACGTCGCCTATATCATGCGAAACCGTCTGCTGTTGCGCGGTTTGCTCCGTTCCGATTACATCACCTTCGAGGAAAAATCTACGGTTCACGACCAGTGGACCAAGATGCTGATGTATTTTGGCGTCAAGATGAAGTATGAAGGTCGCGGCATGGAGCAGCTCAGCGAGCTGGAACGTCGCATGATGATTGCCCGCGGCCAGAAGGTGGAGCGTACTCAGTTTACGGAAATGGCCGAAACGAAGGTCATTACCGC
This Fibrobacter sp. UWEL DNA region includes the following protein-coding sequences:
- a CDS encoding 3-phosphoshikimate 1-carboxyvinyltransferase, yielding MDFVLNPDRERFQLTLVMALLVNGRTVLEDFAWAAGVERFANALKEFGLDYVQQGHQLVLTGKGFQYDLPSLLPIDFDEECNVMLWTLASKDVEQIYTFAAEADDAGIAQVASAKETLQKYFKVKAVSDEPAKFTFTFGYDEPSIKKDSLGNVAYIMRNRLLLRGLLRSDYITFEEKSTVHDQWTKMLMYFGVKMKYEGRGMEQLSELERRMMIARGQKVERTQFTEMAETKVITAREYYVPGDATEALAFALLTTISSLPKTAKVCVKNVDLNSSRAGALTCFKRMGASFETVSRRERYGDVYGDIEMFPLNPGKRLQGRRFSEDAIATGVKDYPFLAVAACFAEGETILRLPKECRKELRPINDALAENLRKTGAEVGVYDDGLVIRGLETVVNGSDFDGGEIPEIGLALSVLSIALENDEPVAHREVVEKRFPGILEKLNQVMNLKNEKQESEEK